From Calliphora vicina chromosome 3, idCalVici1.1, whole genome shotgun sequence:
tattacaaataaattgtaataaaaatgaacttaagcctaattaaaaatttactttcaaattatatatataaaaagttcgaataattaccaaaaaatctataaataaaatatacacatggCACAGTAAAAGACTAAAATCAGTTTTCAATCTCCAGTTTGATTCAACGAATCAACACCaaggagaaagaaagaaaaaacacaaaaacattcatagctgaattgttaaccaaaggttgactacagcaacactaataaaatgataaatttgtaataataagaatacacatatataataaaaatatttgaaatttcgtctaatttacaaataatataaatatgaattaggcttcccatattctaattcctgataatagtaagttaaatagatgatatttacaaatagaccttgacaatgaagattgttgatgacgcccttggcagggtagaaaatgcattccaatttgccaattgtctaaaattttagtattcagtgatattctttgaattattacaaataaattgtaataaaaatgaacttaagcctaattaaaaatttactttcaaattaaatttacattattgtttgaatactaCTTAAGCGGCTTTTTTCATAGTGACATGATGAAaaatcgggccagaaatatgaaggctCTCTGTGCTGATTAAGAAAGGAAAAAGCCGTTTTTGTAGACTCCCTTATGTATAATTCTGTAAATGGattgccacacaagaaacttctgggggaattttgtttttttttgtccggtattgtTCTCGAAAATTACATCGTCCATTAGTCACAGGAAGACCAGGAAGTTatgaaaagtctgccagtacatacAGTTGCAAACAAGATAATagcatttgaaatattttatattttttcacagTGTACTGTGTTTGACATGAAGAAGAAAGTGGACATCGAATACATTGtcagttcacaaaatattgcaTCTAGAAATCATCTCCTTACAGTCATATCAATAACTTCTATATTTAATTCGGTTTTTATTTGCTTATCAGATTAAATGGATTGCATTTGATAATTCTGACGATATTTCGATCGTCCTGAGGTGCAGTTCCTAGGGATTGCAAACGGAACTGCAcctcatatttttttctttctattcaaTAGCGTTTGATATATAGTTGAATATATGGAAAagattttccttaatttttttaactttaaaattaatttccacTAAGCAATGGTGCAATGTATTGCGCGATCCACTAAAACAggaattatagaaaaaatagctctatttaacattaaatatacgatgtattcaatatttgatttctttaacaaaaaataaatacaaatgaattcaataattcagcactgctatttcaatgttgataaaaaaaatgtcatataTTAAAACCTTTATTTCCGAtgttatcattatttttacaaaaagattACCTCACAAAAAATTTACAGGCTTGAACGAATTTTAAGTTCAAAAATTTTAGACGTTGTACGcagtttcaaaaaaaatcctAGTGGTACTGTTATTTTCTTGTTCATAACTGTAAGTATCATCACACAAGaagtgtatttttatacccttcacctttatttttaaaagctaacgtgattaaaaaaaaaataatttgttggaccaaggataagttttggctggaatagtgaGTATAAGCTTTTCTCACTCACtctttatttttggtttataaaattgtaggtccttaaattattaaaaattaaagtaatttgtTCAAGCAACATGAAGAAAGCTTTCATTTCAGTTGACACTAATTTTGATGGCattcattaaacaaaaatgtttaatttaacaatttccatacaaaagttgtaaaatttcCAGTTTTCTAATAACTTTGTCATTGAGggtattcattttaaaaaaattggaaaattacactctgatttttttacacttttaaaaaacaagaaaaaaaaatcaaaaaaaagttgtatttttttgtagaattttgttcaagtttttgttgtgtaaaaatgtaaaaaaatcagagtgtaattttccatttatttttaatgtataatCTTATTGTTTTATAGTTCAGAACAAATGGATAAGTGtactttaaaaagttttttggaaaaaatttatggcAACACAGGTTACAAATAACATTTTAACTTTATGCTTAACATTCGCAAACTGGTTTTGTGTGTTGAACAATAATGTTATGCTACATACAAAGTATACtgtaaataacattttattatctTTTGTGTTAAAATGAATAACATAAATGATGCATGAACATTAGAGTGGCTCCATTTGTATGGAGTCGAAAAATGtagtcgaataaaaaaaatgaaaaacttttatttgatCATGCAAtggtttatacatatatatttgagggaaatctttaaaaaattaaagatatagtttttgaaatacatacatatatataatttatttaaggatgatttgcaaaaaaaaaataaaaaaaacacttaaatctATGATTCTTTACCTTTAATATGTGATTAAGAATAAGACAAACTTTTAAAGGAGACTAACTGTTCAAAAGTTATTAGcaattttactttttgtattttgcaCCACCAAAAAAATCTGATCTTTGAACATCTGCTAAAACCAAACAAAAGCGAATTTAGAAATTCTGtagaacttaaaattttgcatgGGAATGGAGACCAATCTTTGTTTTTCTTGTCAAAATCACCGCTTCTGAACCGTACAAAcctctctcgcacgttgaaaaagatgaaacacattcaccataatcttcggtgagcaatcggtgtgctcactgaaaaacttcccgcatatggcgaatcgttggtacaaaattcgacattttggaAACTAAGAGATATagctaattaaaaacaaaaaccgcgttcaaaagatactccatcttttgtaaatcccgcatttttgaGTCCTACATccaatattttacatatttttaaaatcggaTGCGTGTAGATTTTTATAGGAATCAGATAATTTTATGAGAAATTTCtctatattattaaatattttatcagaaatataacggatatttttaaaaatatgttgggccctaatcagccaaatcgctccagccgttctcacgtgatgccattacatacatggaccatttcatgtttatatatgtatatatatttgaaataagatatatataaaaatgaatttaaacgTGTACATCAGCGGAAATTATGTCAGCATTTTGTTCAATATTCTGCACAGTTGGTTTGTACAATATGTTATAGTGGTCCAAAAAAtactattactttttttttaaattgtatttacaaAACTACAACATGAGTAAACTTTTTCTAGATTGGCGAAAAATTAGGATAGATTTCCTTAGCAGTTATTTTTAAGCTCTATATAAAATTGATATGATCGATTTAATAATTAGagcaaatttcttaattttgtatacatttttttaagaatttctcaTCATAAATCATgaaataattacaaattatttcCGCTACATTCCGTTACAATATAACAGAAAATAATTGCGTTTACATTAAATACAAAAGGTCATAAAatcatttcgattttttatttttaggaaTCAATATCGAATTATTTTGTACAGAGGAAATGTGTGGtacataaataaaagaaatttaagaaaaataaacatgaCTAAACACAAAatgcaaatatatttagaaaactAATTGaaaacatacaacaacaaacaacaaaaaaaacagattaagggtaaattttttgaacaaggttgttaaaataaacataaactaaaacaatatgagaaaatataaacaaaaaaatactaaaattggtaaaaatagcaattgtttatattgataaaaactttgttgtttgtgTTCTTAGAGTGAATAAACAACTAAATTTGTTCTGCGTATAAGTAAAgcataaataaagttttattatttttactttgttaATTAACTAATTAGAGcagtgttttaattaaattcaatttgtgTTGAGCTGATCAGAGTTaaactcaattttaaaataagttaacttattttacaaatttaaaaaagtagggACTTCCCAACTTTGCCAGTTAATTGCAGCCATATACATCTTttgaattggctgtcatttattcagtttgttttgcattATAGATTTCAACAAATTGTGGAAatgataaaatagttttatcaaaatatgtgttCTGTTCTGGCGCTAATGTTCATCAAAAAATCATCATCAGCGATTAAGCGAttaattgtcgaatttgggtgATGCCAATCCATTTCAGATCCAAGAGCATCCAATACATCCCGAAAAATTCACTCTTTgttgtggattttgggctggcagCGTCagcggtccatatttctttaagAAGGACGTTGGCTAGGCCAACACCGTCAATGGCGAGCGTTAAGTCCATGATTACAAACTTATTTTGGGCTGAATTGGATATGTAGTAGTTTTAACAGCACGGCGCTACGTTCCACATAGTTCATGCTATCTTCAATAAATTATGCTATTCCTAGCATAAAAATCTAATTGTTTGCCTAAAATCCTATATCTTTTAGCGggtcttaaaaataattaaataatgtatttacatataaataaatttaaatactttaattcAAAGATGTACATATGGAAAGTGAAATGTAATTTACGTGGTCAACCACAACTAATGATTAATTgaaataacttatttttttttattttgcacaaaGAATAAAAACTTTCTcacatattatatttatttttatgaacttAGAGCAATTGTTTGATTCTAAtcttcaatattttataaaacacaagtttatattaaatttttatatacaaagaaATACCTCTTTTCTAAGTTCtaatattctataaatattttaatgaaatcataATTTAGTACAATAgtggttgacaatacaatggaaacttttcaaaTGTTCAATTAATGTGTCAAAATCCAAAAACAGTTCATAAGAAATTTGGGTTTTTATAGTGTTTCATTAATATGTCGTTAGCTTaactgggtttccgcatacaccgtaatcggcgccgataacgaaaactgaaaaacgttggtgttcatCACCGtctgcggaaacgtagctttaccTGTAAACGTGATAAGtccattttttatgaaaattcaatcattattctaatttaagttaaaacacactgttttcttaaaaaacgtttagaattatttcatttttttttctgttgttatCCCAACTATTGagcacaaaaatattaaaaaattttaaagaatactTGCGTGgatttaaatttgcaaaaaaaaagtgcctatttttaaattttcaaaaaacaaaaatcacttaaagaattttttttttactcatatCCAGTTTGGTAGCCTCTTTATTCTTTATGAAACTCTTAAGAAAAGCCACAGCTTATGGTTAATTCTTAATGTTAACGTTTGTGTGTATAAATGTTAATGTTTTGACAAATATGGTAACAAACACGAGATGTTATTTAGAGCTCAAAAACGCACCCACATGCAATGTTTTATGGttacctttcattttattttttgtttttgcttaaacTTCCATCAGAGTTGTACCATAAAGAGTACAATGACACAAAATTGATGAAGCAGGCTGTTGTTAAAACTAGTTGCTTTAAGATTTCATATACTATGTAACCTAAATAACTTGaacaaaaccgaaaaatttatgattttaaagaatttgttagttttaaaatcaatttaatgagTTACTACTTGTTAACATaagatattttttcataaaaatcgttattaaagaaatattgcaGAAACTTTTGTATAATATCTGTAATAGAGTTGTTGTATTAGCAGAAGACgtgtagtttttattattaacactTTGTTAGTTATAAGAGGCAAACTACCAAGTGAATTCTATAAGATTTATTATCAATTCATACTTGTCATTTTTTGTCTACGATATTTGGCAGTATCgctgaatgaaatgaaaatgtacGCGGAATGAATCGAGTTCCCTCGATCAAGTTCTGTCAAATCAGTAAACAGATCTGCCACAACAACATCTATGTAGTGAAATAGATGGAATACGATTTGcaattaatttcaaacaaattaaaaaaaaataagaaaattacgctTGAAATTTACCAACATTTCTTCGCAATATGTTCCAAAAAAGAACAGCTTCTACAACAAATGATTGTTCATAAATTAGGGATTACTAATCTTACAAATGATATCTTTTGTACAATTCTGGAGCGGTTTCTGGatttttataaagttaaattaatAAACCAAATTTAAGGTAATCATCAAAATTCacagttttgtgaaaaaatttaatcttttttttattattcttcataTTATAATCCAAACACAATATTTAACTTGACTTAAACAAGGGATATGCAACAAATCCCTTAATTTGTATAGGTGATATAACCTACGTAATATCATACAGACCCTAGAAGAAATATTATCAAGATGTGGTCCAAAAGATCCTATAGACACTTGCAAAATACATACTAACAAACTAAATAGAAGAGCCACATATCTTTAAAACGAAGTCAAATAAATcattcaattttaaaacaagtgcTTTGATTTTATCCGATTTAGAAACGTTATCAAGATGTGGTCCAAAAGATCCTATAGACACTTGCAAAATACATACTAACAAACTAAAAGGAAGAGCCACATATCTTTAAAACGAAGTCAAATAAATcattcaattttaaaacaagtgcTTTGATTTTATCCGATTTGAAAACAGTTTGCCATCCAGACATTCTAGTTATATAGTATTCTGTAAAGCGTCCGCCAATTGGCTTTCTcatgtacatataatttgtatatCACAAGCAAAAGCAAAAATAGGGTCAAACACTGAAATCTGCGGAACATCAGACCTTACAAATTTGAAAGTTAGACTTTAATAAATATAGTCATATGCTCGGCATATAGCTCCACTTCTATACCTCTGGGCACATTATCGAACACAAATGTAGTATATAGTTGGAGAAAGAACATCACGTTTGGGTACACTGGCAGCAATACTTAGTGCAGATGATAAGGAGTTGTTTATGCTGACTCTCTAAATTAATTTAGAATTAcataactaaataatgatattaATCTCGAATGGTAATATATTCTATGCACAAAAGTTGATTACTATACATAAAATCTTCAAAATGCTGTCCATCAAAAAGTTTAGTCATATTATTATCTCCAAATTTATCAAACTGCTTAACGAATGACTTATATTCAATTTCTTCTTTCTTAGATGTCCATCAAATGagtttttgaatgaaaattattCAGCAAACAAGCCTTCTTTTGTGGTGTAATTTTCATagaaataaactaatttattgcagttgatttattgatattttgtcTGAATGCAGAACCCTCTAACCTTTTGAATAATAACCttttaattacattatttttgaCATGCTGAAAACAAATATTCTTAAATCTATTATTTTACTAAACTAATTCTTTCTATAATTAATAGTTGATAGTTGTTTATAACACATTTTTACATATAGATTTGTTAAATCCAATCAATAATATGGACAAACCTAATGAAATCGAATGAAGtcctaaaataattttcttattaattATCGAacgaaataaagttttattttttgctctgTTCAAAGCTTATGCATTCTATGGTAGAGGGGTTTGATTATAGTACCTCTTTATAGGTATTGCCTCAATTATCCAATTGAATTATTTCATCTGTTTTGGAAGAGTTCTTCCTCTTATCTTGCAGCTGACTCCTTACTGATTGTTTCCGAATTGATCCCATTGCTCAGGTTCCATTCCTTCTCTTTATTTAACTACATACTTCTCTATTACTTTCTGCTCTATGCAAATACTTAGccatttaaatttctaataattttatttaattgatgCACACAGTTAATAGAAAACATtagacaattcaaaacaaatatcttGATTCTTCTTTCCATggcatatttctttttaaaagaaaacggaaaaacaatgatttttttCTCTGCTTTTATCAGTAGCAGCAACCCACTAGCAGTAGTGCCTCATTAAGCAGAGATAAAATAAACAAGTGTACACTACACATGACACAAAGTACTCACTCAAACTCGTTAGATTATTGTAATCAACAagaataacaacagcaacaactataacTACAACACAGTGACAAAAGGCAACAAACGAAAACTTAtgataaaaataatgtaaaaaaaaaatgataaacaCAGACTGTGgaaaagaaacaaaagaaagcagtattaaatacaaataataaagaaaaacccACTGTAAATGCCGACGAAACAAAGGCCGGCTAAAGCATAAAGTTCAATGAGTGACACTTGGATAAGTGAATGGAAAAAGGGGGAGGGTGGGGCGTCAGAGAGTCAAAACAGTTTGTTGGTTTGTCAAACTAAATTGTTAACtgtatttaataataacaacaacaaaacgaaATAGGCAGACAATAATGgcaataataaagaaataaggaaaattaaagaacatggAAAACGTCAATGAAGTCTAATGACGTCGTAATGCcccaaacacacacacactaacACTCTATTATGACAATGAACTGGGCTTCTTTATAAAAGCAAAGAAGATTGCGTCAATGTTttgataaaaatcattaaatagttataaaaataattataaattataatgtttaatatgcagtattcacttagatagtaattattataaatcataTTAACTTACTTAACACTTGAGTTGTTTCCAAACTGTAACACTAGAAATTTTAATCCAAATCCAAAAAACGTTAGTTAATTCAGCCACttttcttttaagtttttttttcttttttactattattttttcaaaaaaatttcacttaactcttttttattgtaaatgattcttttgttatgttttacttgttattcctttatttgtttgttgttgttgaaataCACAAACTCGTACACACACATTCATATACTATGTACGGCTACTGACGTGACTCCACCAATTTTGTAAGACacccaaaaaaacacaaattatttgtCTTGAAACTTCTTtgtacaattttcgtttttcttttatatttcacaattttttcattattttacttaattttcaatttaattatttactttacaATCGTTTcatgtttgtaataaaaatatattattagttgaattaatttaaattaaaatcaaattcaaatgattttcccgatcaaaatttttgttggaatgaagaaagaaatatcaaaaagcaactgcacaaataaaaaaatcagcttattgtgtcaacaaaaaaaaaaacaaaaactacacaCTGTTGTATTAAAAGAGTAGTAAATAAAGTTGccatgttgaaaaaaatttaaaacagagAAAATCATGAACAAATTGTTGGAATATATTAACATCCCTATCTAAATGCTTAAATATCTCCTAAAATAATTATtcaatcttaaatattttgacATCATTTAAAAAGTCTTAAAATGACAAGTCCGATTGATATAATTTGACTGTGTCTAAAGAAATTTGTCCTGATTAGGTggcttataattaaaatataaaccgactttaaaataataattatagtgCCCATCTGTGAATAAATacctttcaaataaataaatcaatactTGACAAAATCAGATGAGTACTGTGAGCATTGctaattaatatattatatatagatGTAACCGTAACATCTGAACCTGTTAAAAATAGAATTTCCTGGatacgatgttatgtatccatgcATTGAGGAATATATGCCCCTTGTTTGGAGATTCAAGCACGACAATTCACCAAACACCCATCTAGGATTGTAacctaaagtccaatttcgggaggaaatttgtatgggggctaggtgaaataatggaacaatttcatccagtttcaataagcttcgtccttgggacgaaaaaattataagtaccaaattttatcgaaatatcttcaaaattgagcacaagttttacatgaagagccagacggacatagtttaattgactcagaaagtgattctgactCGATCATTCAtaatcttaatattttattcaacaacaagtcaatggttctgactagtcacattaaaatatgaaaaagtgcaatatttttgaaggacggagttttaaagtgggatatttttgaatctaattgagatattaacttgaaatttattttgtgagaccgaaaattaacttatctaaacaaaaaaaattagttcggaataaatgtggatctaattgttcctaatatttccaattcttttaaaattttgatacaaatttcagttttagaaactcaataaatatgtaataaaatctttatttattaacaaaactcaatgaaattttcaacgatttttaaatttgtcattctaaattctaaaattatcATAGGTCAAAAGGAAtctcgaaattcctaaaaattggaacaaaaatcttaaacaaatttgCACACATTTTGCtcacttttacaattttgctcacATTTCGGCgatgggaaaatactttggggatataAAGGTTTCCAAATCTGCTTTcggttttctgatcccagctttaatattttagaacatgtggcccaaagttaaacttttgataaaaaaaatattcaaaaaaataggacatgttttttatacaaaaatgttctccgtaaagatatctttcagataaacataaaattgttatatgttcttaaagaaagttttttttataataaaaaaagagttaagtcaactTTTCAACTTGTTTGGCTATTCGAATGGATACACTAAAAACtagtttttgtattaaaaaatttaatatactaaTAAAcgcattattatattttatatgatgAATTCGGTTTAGTTTACTAGACCGAATAGTTCATTATACTTGGTATCACACtttgtaataatttatataaaacttggcATTACTAACAGCTgttgtttattttgatttttcttattATAACAACAACACAATTGCTGATTGTTGTTCTATcagataattttgtatttttgcaataaatcaTTTATCCACGGAATAAATGTATAATGGgttcaataaattttgaaattaaattaaaacgagaaaataaaatatattatgaaggtgtaagtatttatttagctaTAACAAGGAAAACTAAATACAATATCCCATATTTCAGGAACTTCTAAATGGTTGCGTTCAATTTACTTGTCCATCGGAGACCAAACATGATGGCATTACATTGACCCTTGAAGGTGTAGTGAATCTGCAGTTAAGCAACAGCAAATCCGTTGGCTTACTGGATGCTTTCTACAACTCCGTTAAACCCATTACACTTTTCAACTCTGTCTATGAATTGTCTGCACCTGGCAAAATCTCCGCTGGCGTTTCAgaatttcattttgaatttcCTTTGCTATGTAAGAAGGAACCCCGCATACTCTATGAAACTTACCATGGAGTTTTCATTAGCATTAATTATCAGCTAAAATGTGATGTGAAACGTAGTTTTCTGGCCAAATCTTTGCAAAAGACACAACAGTTTTGCATACAATATAAACCTCCGGCAGAGGACAGCATTAAATTGCCCAACAAGGAAATAAATTTCAGCATTAGTCCCGAGAGTTTGCAGAAAAACTCTAAGGACCGCATAACTATGCCCAGATTTTTAATAACCGGCAAATTGGAGCGCACAGAATTTTGTATAACACAACCATTGAGGGGCCAGCTGACTATACAACACACTGAGGCGGCCATTAAGTCGATAGAACTGCAATTAGTGCGTGTAGAGACATGTGGCTGTAATGAAGGTTATTCCAAGGATGCCACAGAAATCCAGACTATACAAATAGCTGATGGTAATATATGTCCTAAATTGGAAATACCCATTTATATGATTTTACCGCGACTATTTACGTGCCCAACTTTGATAACAAAGAACTTTAAAATTGGTAACTTGTTTTGCATTTTGTAAAGTTGTATTTTAtgctatttattttatttttcagaatttgaattaaatttggtAATTGTTTTCAAGGACGACTACATAATTAGTGAAAATTTCCCGATTGTTTTAAGAAGATTGCATGCACCACCTGGTCTCAAGGTTTTAAATCGTGGggcataattttgtttttatataatactactctattttatattaatattaagctaATAAATGATTATATTACTCAAAAAATCAATACTTATTGTTAGCTTAGTGAGCAAACGTGCTAAgttcataaatttttgtaaggaaatatataacaattttttaatttattatatcaATACTGATATCAACaaatttgtaagaaaattaGTTAAGTCTCtaaagtacacaaataattaATAGAAAGTATGATTTATAAGTCGGCAGCGAACTTCTTCTAaaaagattatttaaataataaatttgaattaacaaatttccaaaaatatttaaaacaaag
This genomic window contains:
- the LOC135953602 gene encoding vacuolar protein sorting-associated protein 26C encodes the protein MGSINFEIKLKRENKIYYEGELLNGCVQFTCPSETKHDGITLTLEGVVNLQLSNSKSVGLLDAFYNSVKPITLFNSVYELSAPGKISAGVSEFHFEFPLLCKKEPRILYETYHGVFISINYQLKCDVKRSFLAKSLQKTQQFCIQYKPPAEDSIKLPNKEINFSISPESLQKNSKDRITMPRFLITGKLERTEFCITQPLRGQLTIQHTEAAIKSIELQLVRVETCGCNEGYSKDATEIQTIQIADGNICPKLEIPIYMILPRLFTCPTLITKNFKIEFELNLVIVFKDDYIISENFPIVLRRLHAPPGLKVLNRGA